The genomic region CAAGGGCGCATGTTGCCGATCTACACCTACGCGAGCATCACCCGGCCGCTGACCGAAGAAGAACAGGCACGGCTGGGCGGCAAACCGTTCTGGGGCGCCATTCCGGCGGATCCGTTCGGCACCACGGTGCGCCGAACCCCGGATAACCGCCTGCTGATCCGCAACAGTTTCACCTTCAACCCGGATGGCCGCAGCAACAGCAAATACAACGAGCGTTTCGTGCGTCGGCACAAGGCTTCATTCGATCAGCGGTTCCCGATGTTGCCGGGCGTGACGTTCGACTACACGTGGGGCGGCGCCTTGGCCATGTCGCGCAACCACAACGGTTTCTTCGGTGAACTGGCGCCCAATGTTTATGGCGCGCTGGGATGCAACGGTCTGGGTGTCACGCGCGGAACCGTCACCGGCAAGTTGCTCGCTGACTGGCTGGCGGGGCAGCGTGACCCACTGATTGACTTCCTGTTGCAGGCGCCAGGCCCCAACAGCAACCCGCCAGAACCGTTCCTTTCGCTTGGGGTGAACATGAACCTCAAGTGGGGGCAGTACCGCGCCGGGAGAGAAAGTTGAGTCTCCTTTGACTAGTCGCTGAAGCCTCGTCGTTCTGCTGCCGTCCTGAAGGCTTGCGCCGCCAATAACCACGATCAGCCCGACATGTCGTCGGGCGCACGGATTGAACATTGAACCACTGGAGAAAACGCTATGAACTTTGACGGAATTTTTACCCCTGCCATTACCCCGTTGTCCGCTGATGGCCAGATCGACTATTCGGCGTTCTCCGACGTGCTCGAATACCTGATCGAGTCCAAGGTTCACGGCATCGTTATTGGCGGCTCCACCGGCGAGTATTACGCGCACACCGCCGAGGAACGCGTGGCCGTCGCCGAGCGCGCCAAAGACGTGATCCGCGGACGTTTGCCTCTGGTCATCGGCACTGGCGGCATTCTTACCGAAGACTCGGTGTACTTCGCCGAAAAAGCCAAGTCACTCGAAGCGGACGCCATTTTGGTCGGTTCGCCACCGTATGCCTTGCCGACGCAAAAGGAAATTGCCGCCCATGTGCTCGCCGTGGACAAGGCGGCCGGGCTGCCGATCATGCTTTACAACTATCCGTCGCGGATGGGCGTGGCGATGGGCGACGAGTTTTTCGAAGCGATTGCCGGCTGCAAGAACATCGCAGCCATCAAGGAAAGCTCGGGGGAGATGAGCCGCCTGCACCGTCTGGCACATGCCCATCCGTCGATCCAGTTGTCCTGTGGCTGGGATGATCAGGCGCTGGAGTTTTTCGCCTGGGGCGCGCGCAGCTGGGTTTGCGCCGGCTCGAACTTCATCCCGCGCGAACACATCGCGCTCTACGAAGCCTGTGTCCTCGAGAAAAATTTCGATAAGGGCCGGCGGATCATGTCGGCGATGTTGCCGTTGATGGATTTCCTCGAGAGCGGCAAGTTCGTGCAGTCGATCAAACATGGCAGCGAACTCAGTGGGCTGCGTGCCGGCGGGGTCCGTGCGCCACTGCAAGCGCTGGAGCCTGCCGAGAAGCAAGCGCTGGAAAGCGTGATCAAAACCCTGCAGAAAAACGTCGCGCGTATCGTCGAGGAGGCTTGAAATGGCAGATCTGCTGAGTAAAGAGCAATACCTCGAACTGGCTGCGAAACTCGAATTTCGCAATCAAGCCTTCATCAACGGCCAGTTTTGCGCCTCGCGTTCAGGCAAGACATTCACCACGACCAACCCGGCCACTGAACAGGTACTGACCGAGATTGCCGCGTGCAATGCCGATGATGTCGACGCGGCCGTAGCGGCGGCCAAGGAAGCCTTTGACGACGCACGCTGGCATTCACTGGCGCCGTCCGCTCGCAAGTCCGTGTTGCTGCGCTTTGCCCAATTGCTGGAAGACAACGCCCATGAACTGGCGGTGCTGGAAAGCCTGGACAGTGGCAAGCCGATTCGTGAATGCCAGAACATCGACGTGCCGGAAACGATTCATACGTTGCGCTGGCACGCCGAGCTGATCGACAAGATCTACGACGCTACGGCCCCCGTCGGCTCGGGTGCGGTCACCATGGTGGTGCGCGAACCTATCGGCGTTGTCGGCCTAGTGTTGCCGTGGAACTTCCCGCTGCTGATGCTCGCCTGGAAAATCGGTCCGTCGCTGGCCGCAGGCTGTTCGATCGTGGTCAAACCGGCCAAGGAAACCACCTTGAGCACCTTGCGCGTCGCCGAACTGGCGTATCAGGCGGGGATTCCTGCCGGCGTGTTCAACGTCGTGCCCGGGGGAGGGAAAGAAGCGGGCGAGCCGCTGGGCCGTCACCCGGATGTGGCGATGGTCAGCTTCACCGGATCAACCGATACCGGGCGGCTGTTTCTCAAATATTCCAGCGAGTCGAACCTGAAACGCATCGTGCTGGAATGTGGCGGCAAGAACCCCGCCGTGGTGATGAATGATGTCGAAGACATCGACCTCGTCGCTCAGCACGTGGTGAACGGCGCGTTCTGGAATATGGGTGAAAACTGCTCGGCCTCTTCGCGCCTGATCGTCCACGCCGACGTCAAGGATGAACTGCTGCAGCGTGTGCAGGTTCATTTGGGTGACTGGAAAATGGGTGATCCACTGGATCCTGAAAACCGCCTGGGTTCGATGATCAGCAAAGCGCATTTCGACAAGGTGCGCTCCTACCTTGACGTGGCCCGCGACGAAAACCTGCATGTGCTGGTGGGCGGCAAAACCCGCCAGGATATTTTCGTCGAACCGACTATCGTTGACGGCGTAAGTCGCGATAGCCGTTTGTTCCAGGAAGAGATTTTTGGCCCGGTACTGAGCGTCACCACGTTCCAGACCGTTGACGAAGCCATTGAGCTGGCCAACGACACAGCCTACGGCCTGGCGGCATCGGCTTACACCGGCAACCTGCGCCATGCCCTGAAACTCTCGCGCGGCATCCGTGCCGGGATTGTCACGGTGAATTGCTTCGGTGAAGGCGACGCTTCTACGCCATTCGGCGGCTACAAGGAATCGGGGTTTGGCGGGCGCGACAAGTCGATCTGGGCGCACGATCAATACACTGAAATCAAAACCATCTGGATTGATGCTTCCTGATAGCGCCTTGACGCAAGAAACCGCATCGCCCCGACCACTGAATTGAGTGGCGGGGCGATTGCCACGTACCGTAACCCCCATCCATGAGCTGGACTGGTTAGTGGCCACGTCAGCAGAAAGCTTTCAGTCATCCGCTTTTCGTCAGACATTTTGAACCTAACCCGAAATCAGTCGCTCAACCGGGAAATGTTCGGGGTGGGCGAAATGAACGCGTTCAAGAATCAACTGACATTCGCACAAGAAACCAGATTACTCGCGTTGGCTGCCTGGCAACGTGCACTGGAAAACCTTGAACTGCGAAGGGACTGTCCAGACGCCTATCACGACGAACTGCTGCGCCAGTCGGATGAAATGGACCGCTTGGGCATGCTCAGCTGGGACGAGTGGCGCGACCTGCGCAGAGAAGCAGACGTTGCGTACCTGCGCGCAGTCGCTGGAGACGATTACCACTGAGGTCATGTACGTTGGTTATCCGCATCCGCTGAAAATATCGAATCAACAAAACAGGAGATTTCCATGCCCGAGCCGTTGACCTCATCAGCCGCACCCGCTCGCTCCTGGTTCGCCCGATTCTCAGGATCCGGGTGGGGCGGGCGCGTCTTCTGGTCAATCCTGATCGGGGTGACAATCTTCCTGCTGATTAGCGGGTATGGCGCCTTCGTCGGGGCCAACAAACAGAATCTGTACTTCGCCTTTATCGGTGGCATGACCGGCTTCGCTGCCACCGCAATGGGCGCTGTCGTAGCGATTGCGTTGCGAGACATCGCCGCCCGAACCCAAGACATCATGCTCGGCTTTGCCGCCGGGATGATGCTGGCCGCCAGTTCGTTTTCGCTGATTCTGCCGGGCATAGAAGCGGCTCAGGCGCTTTGCGGTAACCCGTTGCTCGCAGCTTGCGTCGTCGTTGCAGGATTGGGATTGGGCGTTGCGCTGATGGTCGGCCTTGATCGTTTCGTCCCTCACGAACACGAGAAAAGCGGCCGCCGGGGGCCGGACGCGCAGCGCATCAATCGTGTCTGGTTGTTCGTGCTGGCAATCACACTGCATAACCTGCCGGAAGGCATGGCGATTGGCGTGAGCTTTGCCAACGGCGATATGAAGGTGGGACTGCCGCTGACGACTGCCATCGCCATTCAGGACATTCCCGAAGGTCTGGCAGTCGCCCTGGCATTACGCGTAACCGGTATCTCCGCACTGCGCGCAGCACTGATTGCGGTGGGTTCTGGGTTGATGGAACCGATTGGCGCCATTGTCGGACTGGGTATTTCCAGCAGCTTTGCGTTGGGATATCCCATTGCGCTCGGTCTAGCAGCCGGTGCGATGATTTTTGTGGTGTCCCACGAGGTCATTCCCGAAACCCATCGTAACGGGCATGAGACCCCGGCGACCTTGGGACTGATGCTCGGCTTCGGAGTGATGATGTTCCTCGATACTGCTTTGGGTTAATCGCGAACCTGACCAATGGCGAGAACCCCTCACGCGCTGGCTTTAACCTCAGCCTTGACCACTGATTTACGATAAGTCAGCAGAACGATGCCCGTGACCACGATCACCCCGCCGAGAATCTGTCCTTTACTGAGCATCTGGTCCAGCACAATCCAGCCCATCAGCAGCGTTGCCAATGGCTCGATGTTCATGACCGGCGCGTTGCGCGGCATGTCGAGGCGAGGCACCGAAATGAACAGGACGATAAAACCTGTGCCGTACAGCACCACCAGAGTGGCGAGGGCCAGCCATCCGGTCGAGGTCGCGGGCAGGTTCAATCCGCCGGGAAGGGCGCCCGTCAGCCCTGCCAGGTTGACGCTGCTGAACACGATGAAAATGGTCAGCAGACTGCGTACCGAGCCACGTACCTGAGACAACTTGTGGTCGGTGATCCACAGCGCGCAGGCGAACACGCTGGCGGCGCAGAATGCGAGCGCGACACCGGTCAGCCATTGCGCACTGACGTCTGTCGTGGTCGAGAGGCGCCCGGGGACATCCAGCACAAACACCAGACCCAATAGAATCAAACCCATCAATATCGCGGTGCGTGCGCTCGGTCGCGGGCCACCCAGCGCCCAGGTGAGCAATGCCAGCAGAATGGGGAATACATTCGCCACCAGCAGGGCCAGCGCCACCGGCACCCGCGCGACAGCGGAATACAGACACAGACTCTGCGCAGTGATCAGCAACCCCAGCAACAGTTGCCAGCGCCAGGCACCCGCCGGCAAGCGCAGGCTTTGTCTCTGCCACAGCACCAGGATGGCGAGCACCAGCAAAGTCCCGCCGGAACGCATCAAGATCGCCAGCAGCACACCCGCACCATCATCAAAGGCGACTCGCGCCGCCACATGATTGCCGGCAAACGCACAGCCCATGCACAACAGAATGATCACGGCGAGAGAGCGAGGGAAGGGTGGCGGTACGGTTTGCGCAGCGGTAGGGCGAGGCATGGCAGATCTCAGGATTGTTAGCCGTTCGAACGACTTGGTTTTTATTCGTTGTCGTACAACTAGCCCGTTTTATCGCATTCGGCGACGTCGGGCAATAGACCTGAAAGCTCACAGCTACGCATATGCTTGACGTTACGGTGGATTTCCCACGCCTTTGATTAGGCACAGAGATCGTATGACCTAATAAAAAAGGGGCGAGTCCGCCCCTCCCATAGGTCTGCATTTGTTCAGGCATGAAATGGATAATCGATGTACCCACGCTGATCCCCGCCGAAAAAGCTGCTCGGATCCGGCGTGTTGAGCGTCAGACCATCGTGCAGCCGACGCGGCAAGTCCGGGTTGGCCAGGAACGGGCGGCCAAACGCGATGATGTCGGCACGATCGGCAATCAGCGCCTGTTCGGCAGATTGCGCATCGTAGCCGCCCGCCAGAATCAGCACGCCGTTCCAGGTTTTGCGCAACTGGGCAATGATCACGTCCCAGCGCGGGTCGAAGTTCTCGTCTTTGACTGTGCCGACCATCGCCGGCTCGACCAGGTGCAGGTAGGCCAGATTCCATTGGTTGAGCGCTTCGACGAGGTGGCCGAAGGTGGCCTCCGGGGTGTCATCGCCCATGCCCATGAAGCGCCCCATCGGCGTCAGGCGTACGCCGACCCGTTCGGCACCGACTTCTTCAGCGACGGCCGCAACCACTTCCAGCAGAAACCGCGCGCGATTTTCCACGCTGCCGCCATAGGCATCGTCACGCTGGTTGCTGTTGCTGTTTAGAAACTGGTCGAGCAGGTAACCGTTGCCGGCATGGATTTCCACTCCGTCCATGCCGGCCTGCAATGCGTTGCGCGCGGCCACGCGGTAGTCCTCGACGATGCCGGCGATTTCCGCGGTTTCCAGCGCGCGCGGCACCGGCACATCACCCCAGACACCGTTACCGTTTTCGTCGACGATAAACGTCTTGCCCGGCACCGGCAGCGCGCTGGGCGCAACGGGCAGGCCGGCATCAGGTTGAAAGCTGGGGTGGGACACCCGACCGACGTGCCACAGCTGCATGAAGATCAGGCCGCCGGCTTCATGCACCGCGGCGCTGACGTCACGCCACGCCTCAACTTGCTCAGGACTGTAGATGCCCGGCGTCCAGGCGTAACCCTGAGCCTGCCGGGAGATTTGCGTGGCTTCGGTGATGATCAGCGCGGCACTGGCCCGTTGGCGGTAGTACTCGGCGTTCATCGGCGTCGGCACATCGCCCGGTTGGCCGGCACGTGAGCGCGTCAACGGCGCCATCGCCACGCGATGGGCGAGGGTGTAAGGACCGAGTGCAAGGGGTTGGAACAGACGACGGGTCATGGGTAGCTCCAGATTTCAATAATGGGAATTCAAGCGCGGCAGCGGCGCCGCGAACCAGTGCCCCTAACTTAACCGCGCTCAGCGGGGCTGATAATCGGTGACCGGCGCTACGCTGTTTTGCGCGCAACGCAACGGCGCCCGTGCTTATCAGCGATGAACACGGGCGTGGTTCAGGCGGGTTGGTTTGAGCGCGTCAGCGGCAGGTTCAGCCAGCGCCGGCCCGTAGCGTTGGCGACGGCGTTGCCAAGAGCGGCGGCCATTGGCCCTTGAACGATTTCAGCGGCACCGAGGAAAGGTTGTCCCGGCTGGTCGAGCAAATGCACATCGACTTTTTTCGGCAGTTGTGTGAAACGCAGAATCGGATAACCGCTCCAGTCGTAACTGCGAATGCCCCCGGCGTCGTAGGCGACTTTTTCGTACAGGGTCCAGCTCGCGGATTGCACGATGCCGCCCTCGACCTGATTGCGCAGGCCGTCGGGGCTGACGATCTGGCCGACATCCACCGCCGTCACCACGTGATCGATGCGGATCTCGCCGGTCTGCGGATGCACGCGAAGTTTCACCGCGATGGCGCAGTAACCCATGATGTTTTTGTAGCGGGCAAAGGCGAAACCGATACCGGCGCCGGGCTCGTTGCTTTTTTGCGGCCAACCGATCTCATCACGCACACGCTCTACCACCGCGCGAGCACGCGGGTCGCTGAGATGGTCCAGACGCAAGGCGACCGCGTCGATGCCGGCCCGGATCGCCAGCTCGTCGATACTCGCCTCGATGGCGAAGATGTTGATGTGCGCACCCAGCGAACGCATGGCCGAGGTACGAAAGGGCATTTCGGTGATGAAGGTCATGTTGATGCGCGTTGAGTTCAACTCGTACAGCGGCACCGCGTTGCGATCACCATCGCCTTCGGGCTGGGCGATCGGCACGGAGGGCGCCGAGGCGAAGGGCCGCGCGAGCAAGCGTGTCGGCAACAGGCGCCCGGCGTTGACGATGCGTTCGTTGTGCGGCGTGGTCCATAGTTCGTAGGCCCAGTCCTGCAGGCGGCCCTGGCTGAGGCCGGCGTCGACCTCGGTGACCATCGCCGAGCTATACGGCTCCCAAAGATTTTCCTGTTCGCGCATCCACTGCACGCGCACCGGCATACCGGGCACGCGCAGCGCGATCAATGCCGCATCGGCGGCGGCATCATCGGCGCCGTTATGCCCGTAGCACCCTGAGCCTTCGGTATGAATACAGCGCACCCGCTCAGGTGGCAGGCCGAGCATTTCGGCAATGCCGGCGCGCAGCGGGTAAACACCTTGGGTGTGAGTCCAGACGGTGAGATTGCCGTCCTTGAACCAGGCCACCGCGCAAGACGGGCCGATCGAGCCGTGCATCAAATACTGCTTGGTGACCCGCGCCTGAAAACGCGTGTCAGCCGCGCCGCTCGGCGTGCCGTCGTGGCGGATCGGATAGCGCCGTGAGGGCAGGCGTTTGAGCAGGCCATGAATCTCGGCCGCCTCGGGAATCGCTTCGCCCTCGCTCCATTGCGTCACCTCGCTGGCACGGCGCATGGCTTTGATCGCTTGCCACTCGTCACGGGCGAGCACCGCCAGGTAGTTGCCGTCGCGGATCACCTTGACCACGCCATCCAACGCCTCGATGGACGCCGCATCGAATGCCTGCAACGTGCAGCCCGGACGGGGCGGGCGGATCACCCGCGCATGCAGCATCCCCGGCAGGCGCATGTCCTGGACGAATGCTGCGCCACCGCTGACCTTCGCCGGGATGTCGAGGCGCGGCAACGAATGGCCGATCAGTTTGAAATAAGCGGCGGCCATCGCCGGTGACTCAGCCTTGGCATATTGATGCACATCGACATGTTTGACCGCGTCGGCGTAACTCATCCGCTGACCAGCCGGGCCTTCGATCACACCGTCGCGGGTGCTCAGCAACGCTGCATCAACCTGCCAACTGCGCGCGGCGGCTTCAACGAGCATTTCGCGCACCTGCGCGGCGGCGTTATACAACGCGGTACCGCTGTCGAAAATGCTGTGGCTGCCGGCGGTGTAGCCTTCGTTGGGCGTCAGCGCGGTGTCGGCGGTGAGCAGGTCGATGGAAGTAGCCGGCACCTGCAAACGCTCGGCGGCGATTTGCAGCAGCGCGGTTTTCACTCCGGTGCCCAGTTCGACCTTGCCGGTGTAGACGG from Pseudomonas tensinigenes harbors:
- a CDS encoding dihydrodipicolinate synthase family protein, whose product is MNFDGIFTPAITPLSADGQIDYSAFSDVLEYLIESKVHGIVIGGSTGEYYAHTAEERVAVAERAKDVIRGRLPLVIGTGGILTEDSVYFAEKAKSLEADAILVGSPPYALPTQKEIAAHVLAVDKAAGLPIMLYNYPSRMGVAMGDEFFEAIAGCKNIAAIKESSGEMSRLHRLAHAHPSIQLSCGWDDQALEFFAWGARSWVCAGSNFIPREHIALYEACVLEKNFDKGRRIMSAMLPLMDFLESGKFVQSIKHGSELSGLRAGGVRAPLQALEPAEKQALESVIKTLQKNVARIVEEA
- a CDS encoding aldehyde dehydrogenase, whose protein sequence is MADLLSKEQYLELAAKLEFRNQAFINGQFCASRSGKTFTTTNPATEQVLTEIAACNADDVDAAVAAAKEAFDDARWHSLAPSARKSVLLRFAQLLEDNAHELAVLESLDSGKPIRECQNIDVPETIHTLRWHAELIDKIYDATAPVGSGAVTMVVREPIGVVGLVLPWNFPLLMLAWKIGPSLAAGCSIVVKPAKETTLSTLRVAELAYQAGIPAGVFNVVPGGGKEAGEPLGRHPDVAMVSFTGSTDTGRLFLKYSSESNLKRIVLECGGKNPAVVMNDVEDIDLVAQHVVNGAFWNMGENCSASSRLIVHADVKDELLQRVQVHLGDWKMGDPLDPENRLGSMISKAHFDKVRSYLDVARDENLHVLVGGKTRQDIFVEPTIVDGVSRDSRLFQEEIFGPVLSVTTFQTVDEAIELANDTAYGLAASAYTGNLRHALKLSRGIRAGIVTVNCFGEGDASTPFGGYKESGFGGRDKSIWAHDQYTEIKTIWIDAS
- a CDS encoding ZIP family metal transporter — its product is MPEPLTSSAAPARSWFARFSGSGWGGRVFWSILIGVTIFLLISGYGAFVGANKQNLYFAFIGGMTGFAATAMGAVVAIALRDIAARTQDIMLGFAAGMMLAASSFSLILPGIEAAQALCGNPLLAACVVVAGLGLGVALMVGLDRFVPHEHEKSGRRGPDAQRINRVWLFVLAITLHNLPEGMAIGVSFANGDMKVGLPLTTAIAIQDIPEGLAVALALRVTGISALRAALIAVGSGLMEPIGAIVGLGISSSFALGYPIALGLAAGAMIFVVSHEVIPETHRNGHETPATLGLMLGFGVMMFLDTALG
- a CDS encoding EamA family transporter; amino-acid sequence: MPRPTAAQTVPPPFPRSLAVIILLCMGCAFAGNHVAARVAFDDGAGVLLAILMRSGGTLLVLAILVLWQRQSLRLPAGAWRWQLLLGLLITAQSLCLYSAVARVPVALALLVANVFPILLALLTWALGGPRPSARTAILMGLILLGLVFVLDVPGRLSTTTDVSAQWLTGVALAFCAASVFACALWITDHKLSQVRGSVRSLLTIFIVFSSVNLAGLTGALPGGLNLPATSTGWLALATLVVLYGTGFIVLFISVPRLDMPRNAPVMNIEPLATLLMGWIVLDQMLSKGQILGGVIVVTGIVLLTYRKSVVKAEVKASA
- a CDS encoding alkene reductase, with product MTRRLFQPLALGPYTLAHRVAMAPLTRSRAGQPGDVPTPMNAEYYRQRASAALIITEATQISRQAQGYAWTPGIYSPEQVEAWRDVSAAVHEAGGLIFMQLWHVGRVSHPSFQPDAGLPVAPSALPVPGKTFIVDENGNGVWGDVPVPRALETAEIAGIVEDYRVAARNALQAGMDGVEIHAGNGYLLDQFLNSNSNQRDDAYGGSVENRARFLLEVVAAVAEEVGAERVGVRLTPMGRFMGMGDDTPEATFGHLVEALNQWNLAYLHLVEPAMVGTVKDENFDPRWDVIIAQLRKTWNGVLILAGGYDAQSAEQALIADRADIIAFGRPFLANPDLPRRLHDGLTLNTPDPSSFFGGDQRGYIDYPFHA
- a CDS encoding xanthine dehydrogenase family protein molybdopterin-binding subunit; translated protein: MSESNGLQPSRRAFLRGGALLMAFTLLPVARRVLADTEVDTLGTVVLAPDLPGSLRTNPFLDAWIRIGADGITVYTGKVELGTGVKTALLQIAAERLQVPATSIDLLTADTALTPNEGYTAGSHSIFDSGTALYNAAAQVREMLVEAAARSWQVDAALLSTRDGVIEGPAGQRMSYADAVKHVDVHQYAKAESPAMAAAYFKLIGHSLPRLDIPAKVSGGAAFVQDMRLPGMLHARVIRPPRPGCTLQAFDAASIEALDGVVKVIRDGNYLAVLARDEWQAIKAMRRASEVTQWSEGEAIPEAAEIHGLLKRLPSRRYPIRHDGTPSGAADTRFQARVTKQYLMHGSIGPSCAVAWFKDGNLTVWTHTQGVYPLRAGIAEMLGLPPERVRCIHTEGSGCYGHNGADDAAADAALIALRVPGMPVRVQWMREQENLWEPYSSAMVTEVDAGLSQGRLQDWAYELWTTPHNERIVNAGRLLPTRLLARPFASAPSVPIAQPEGDGDRNAVPLYELNSTRINMTFITEMPFRTSAMRSLGAHINIFAIEASIDELAIRAGIDAVALRLDHLSDPRARAVVERVRDEIGWPQKSNEPGAGIGFAFARYKNIMGYCAIAVKLRVHPQTGEIRIDHVVTAVDVGQIVSPDGLRNQVEGGIVQSASWTLYEKVAYDAGGIRSYDWSGYPILRFTQLPKKVDVHLLDQPGQPFLGAAEIVQGPMAAALGNAVANATGRRWLNLPLTRSNQPA